The Leclercia sp. LSNIH1 sequence CCGGAACGCGCGGCCCGGTCAAGCCGGGTACGGTAACTCAGCCCGGTACCGGGCAAGCCCAGATTGGCATAGGTCCCCCGGCTTCCAAAAGAAACGGAAGCACCTCTCGGCCCGACACTCAGGCTCGGTGCACCGTTACTCAGGTTGAGGCGAACACCAGGAATAATGTTGATCGACTTTCTGAACCTGAACCCCATTATGATTTCCTTAATGATGCTGGGTCACGGTAAGTAATCTGATTCCATCAGCGCTTTGCTCGTTCTGTAACCCATAAAAACTAGCTCTGTCCAGAATGCCAGCCGCCCAGCGGCGATGTGTGGCGGGTTCACACATTGCTCCCTGCGACTTAAACACGGCCTGGGTAGAGTTCAGGATCCGCAGAGCGTCAGAATGCTCACCCTGAGTGACCATCAGCGCGTTTTGAATGACCTCTATCTGACCCGGGTGAATGGCCGTTTTCCCAACAAGCCCATGTGCCATATCAAGAGCCAGCTCTCTGGCCATTACGGCATGATCGTCAATATGCTCACATACGGGCGCGGTCAGGGCAAAATCACGCGGGCCGAAGACCGAAACGAGCATTTTGATGACGTAGCCCATCGGGCTGTCATACAGCGTCAGGTCCCGGGGACGGCGAAGCGACACAACGTTCATAAGATCGTTGCCGCCGATTCGAAGCGCAATAATGCGGTCGTGGCAGGGATGTTCCACCAGACGGGTGGCCAGCTCGCGCATCTGAACCACGTCAAAGACGTCTTCTGTTTCCAGCGTTGGCATCATGCACAGGTGAGTCCCGCCCATGATATCCCACCATTCAGCTAACGAACTGAGGGTAAATTTCGGCAACACAAACCCGTCGACAGCGGAAAGATCATAATGCGCTTTTAACCATCTGCCCATGTCGGCATGCCGGGGGCGAATGAACACCAGAGGCCAGTCATTTTTACCCAGGCTACGCATGCTGTTACTGAGCTCGTGCAGCAGGTGCTCCAGATTTTTGAGGGCGATGGGGATGTCTGCTTCACTGACAGCATCCTCAAGGCAAATTACCAGAGAGCGCAAACCCGGGATTTTCCCATGCAGGACGGCATCAGCAATATCTTCCCGTGTTGCAGGCATGTATAGCGTGGCTCCCAGATTCCAGGGAGAAAGACGATTTTTCATCAGAGTACCTTCTTGATAATGGTTACAGCCCGATACTGGCCGAGGGTTCCCCCCATTTCTGTAACAACTATTCCCTTTTCACGAGCAAGCCCTACAAGCAAGGCAACGTCCGGGTCGTCAATAGAACGCACAAATATATGGTCCGGTACCCGACGCAATACAGCCCGGGTTGCTTCAGCAATACCGGGTTTAATACGATTGACGCTGTCCACTTTAAATTCATCGGCCAGGAACGCGATAACGTCGCAACTTGTCTGCCATAAGATCCGGGCTGACTCCGTATTCCAGCTCAGGGGAGCGAGGGATGTCGGTGTTAACTTCTTACGGAAATGAGCGACGGTATCGACAAACATCCGGCTGCATTCGAATTCACTGAGATGCTCGCAAACCATGCACCCATGTAATCCTTCAGAGGACCATACTGACCGGGAGATCAGACCTGATACCGGCGCACCCATGATGCCAAAAGGAATGAGCCAGTCATCATCACTTGCTGCAAGCCAGGAACAGCCACAGGGATCGGCCAGGACAACCAGTCGCGGCTGCTCAGGATAGCCCGGGCGATCTTTCAGTGCGCGTACAAGCTCTCCGGTAATTGCGCCTTTACCTGTCCATCCGTCAACAAAGACAATACCGCTGGTACCATGCCGCTCTTCAATGACGTCGAGTGCTGCACCGTCAATTCCACGATCCCGGATGATGCTGATGCCGTAATGCCATGAGGTTTTCCCCATGTCACGCAGGGCCTGGTGCAGCATAACGCCGAGCGGTACGCCAGCTCTGACAAGACTGGCCAGTACAATGGGCTCATCACCGAAGCGTTCGGCCAGAGAAATAGCGAGCTGTGTGACTTCTTTTGCAAGCCTCTCTGCGCCCCGATCCAGCGCCCGGTGAAACAAATCAAGATGCCATTGTGTTGGTGCTGGCTCCTGGCTGAGCATGTCTGAATAATGTTTCTTCCCGGACTGAATCAGCTCTTCTTTTTGATCAACCGGCGTCATCTCAATGACAACCGGCTTTAGCAGAAATTCCACGTCACCGGGCTGGTATGAGCCGGTAAATGTTTCATGTGGCTGCATTTTAATTTTCTCCAAAAATTCGCTGTGAAATGGCATCTGCAAACTGACTCTGACGCGGGATGCCAAACCAGCTGCACAGTTTCATAAAACGATGATCGCTCAGGCTGTCGCCCAGACCAATTACGGGGAAAACGCCGCGTTCAGCTCGAAGTTTTTCAAGCAGCCAGCTGACGGCCAGCCCTTTCTCAACCGGGGTGGGTAGCCAGGCCACGTTATTACTGTTGCGGTGGATGTAGAAGCCCTCGGTCGGAAACACCGTTTCTATCTCATCTGCAATGGCATTGAGCTCGTCAAGGCGGGTGCTGTCGCGGTGTTTCATCACCATATAAACCGCCGTTTCACCGTATTCGAAGTTCAGTCTTGCCCAGGCATTAATCCCTTTTGCGTCCATCATTTCAGTTATC is a genomic window containing:
- a CDS encoding cysteine protease StiP family protein; translated protein: MQPHETFTGSYQPGDVEFLLKPVVIEMTPVDQKEELIQSGKKHYSDMLSQEPAPTQWHLDLFHRALDRGAERLAKEVTQLAISLAERFGDEPIVLASLVRAGVPLGVMLHQALRDMGKTSWHYGISIIRDRGIDGAALDVIEERHGTSGIVFVDGWTGKGAITGELVRALKDRPGYPEQPRLVVLADPCGCSWLAASDDDWLIPFGIMGAPVSGLISRSVWSSEGLHGCMVCEHLSEFECSRMFVDTVAHFRKKLTPTSLAPLSWNTESARILWQTSCDVIAFLADEFKVDSVNRIKPGIAEATRAVLRRVPDHIFVRSIDDPDVALLVGLAREKGIVVTEMGGTLGQYRAVTIIKKVL
- a CDS encoding HpcH/HpaI aldolase/citrate lyase family protein; the encoded protein is MKNRLSPWNLGATLYMPATREDIADAVLHGKIPGLRSLVICLEDAVSEADIPIALKNLEHLLHELSNSMRSLGKNDWPLVFIRPRHADMGRWLKAHYDLSAVDGFVLPKFTLSSLAEWWDIMGGTHLCMMPTLETEDVFDVVQMRELATRLVEHPCHDRIIALRIGGNDLMNVVSLRRPRDLTLYDSPMGYVIKMLVSVFGPRDFALTAPVCEHIDDHAVMARELALDMAHGLVGKTAIHPGQIEVIQNALMVTQGEHSDALRILNSTQAVFKSQGAMCEPATHRRWAAGILDRASFYGLQNEQSADGIRLLTVTQHH